The following coding sequences are from one Eucalyptus grandis isolate ANBG69807.140 chromosome 11, ASM1654582v1, whole genome shotgun sequence window:
- the LOC104427973 gene encoding epoxide hydrolase A-like encodes MVGYDWGATNAWYLCLLRPDRVKRLVNATMTWLLRNLERKPDESIRAMFGDDYCSRFQNLEWQKRTLQKLISPNSFSYSSQAVTVAPRDVGISGLTKPLEQRQVELPSWLTEDDINYNAIQFSRTGFTGGLNYTLVWT; translated from the exons ATGGTAGGGTACGACTGGGGGGCGACGAACGCGTGGTACTTGTGCCTGCTCAGGCCAGACCGAGTGAAGAGGCTGGTGAACGCGACTATGACGTGGCTCCTCAGGAATCTGGAGAGGAAGCCCGATGAGTCGATAAGGGCGATGTTCGGAGATGATTACTGCAGCAGGTTTCAG AACCTGGAGTGGCAGAAGAGGACTCTGCAAAAGCTGATATCGCCAAACTCATTCAGCTACTCCTCACAGGCCGTGACTGTCGCGCCCAGAGATGTAGGGATCTCAGGATTGACCAAACCACTCGAGCAACGCCAGGTTGAGTTGCCCTCTTGGCTGACCGAAGATGACATCAATTACAACGCCATCCAATTCAGCCGGACGGGCTTCACCGGAGGATTAAACTATACCCTTGTTTGGACTTGA